The DNA segment CATGACAATAAATGGAATCGTTTTGGGTCAGGATCCTTGCGGGAGCCTGTGGATCTAAATGTCATGTCTCACCCTCCTATTGAATGCTTTGATTGCGTCAGGATCCTTGCGGGAGCCTGTGGATCTAAATAGATAAACAGCAACATGAAATCGACCCACCAGCAGTCAGGATCCTTGCGGGAGCCTGTGGATCTAAATAAGATCTGCAAATAGATAAGAATCCACATTATAAGTCAGGATCCTTGCGGGATCCTGTGGATCTAAATCTACAGGATGGATATGGATACAAAATCATGGTCGTCAGGGTCCTTGTGGATCCTGTGAACTTTAATACCTTATCCCCTTTTCTTAATCTCATATGTTTTCGATAACCTCTTCACAGATAAATGAATACATTCAAACTTATTTGCAAACGCCTCATAATCACAATACCATTTGCAATCTCCTTTCAACAAGCGTACAATTACCTTATATAAAGAAAACGCTTACAGAAAGGAGATTTACTATATGAAATATGTATGCGAAATATGTGGCTATATCTATGACGAAACTGTGGAAGGTACTCCTTGGAACAACCTGGACGATACCTGGTCATGTCCTCTCTGCACTGCTCCAAAAGCATGCTTTAAGCCTGATAAAACAGAAGAAAGTGATAAACAGATAACCGACACAAATAAAAATGCATCCACACTGTCCATTCAAAAAAATGCCAAAAAAGAAGATACACTCGAATCCAATATGTCACTTATTCATGAGATGTCTGTCCATGGCTCCAGCCGTATAGAAGCAATGCGTACCCGCAAACCTGTACCCGGATGGGACGATATCCTTCTATTAGGCGGTCAACTATCCAATCCACCACTCGCTGATAAAGCCGATGTTGACACAACAACAATCATAGGAAAACACGCGCGTAAACCGATGGTTCTGGAGCATGCTGTCTACGTATCCCACATGTCCTTCGGCGCCCTTTCAAAAGAAGCGAAAACAGCACTTGCCATGGGCACAGCTGCTGTACATACCGCTCAATGCAGCGGAGAAGGCGGTATCCTGCCGGATGAAATCAATCATGCATATAAATACATTTTTGAATATGTTCCCAACAAATACAGTGTAACGGATGAAAATCTGAAACGCAGTGACGCTATTGAAATCAAAATCGGGCAGGGCTCAAAACCAGGCATGGGTGGTCACCTTCCTGCAGAAAAAGTCACTGAAGAAATATCCGCCATACGCGGGAAGCCTCTGCATAAAGATATCATATCCCCCTCAAAATTTGAAGAAATCAAAACAAAGGACGATTTAAAAAATCTTGTATCCTCCCTGAGAGAACGCAGTGAAGGCCGACCGATCGGCATAAAAATTGCTGCCGGGCATATTGAAGCTGACCTGGAATGGATAGCATATGCTCAGCCTGATTTTATAACCATTGACGGTCGTGGCGGTGCAACTGGCGCATCACCGAAATATCTCAAAGATAATGCTACCGTACCAACCGTATACGCATTAGCCAGAGCACGGGCATATATGGATAAACATCATATGTCCCAGGAGCTCATCATCACAGGAGGCTTTCGTACCAGCGGTGAAATGATAAAAGCCCTCGCTATGGGAACTGATGCTGTAGCAATCGCAAGTGCTGCCATGATGGCCATCGGGTGCCAGCAATACCGTATCTGCCACAATGGAAAATGCCCTATGGGAATTGCGACACAGGATCCAGAGCTGCGTAAAAACTTCTCCATAGAAAAAGGGGCAAAACGCTTAGAAAACTATCTAAATGTATTAAGAGAAGAACTAAAATCCTTCGCAAGAATCAGTGGACATACCTCCATACATGATCTCAGTGAGGATGACCTTTGCACAACCAGCTCGGAAATATCCAATCATACCAACATTCCTCACTGCTGATTCCACGTATCATAATGCAGCCATTAGCATCCTAAGCCCCCTTCCGGAAAACAAGCAAAAAAGAGCAGAACCCTGTAATCATCACTACAGTACTGCTCTTTTCTTCATTCTCTGTCAATCACACAGATGTGCATCCATCCAGGCTGTAATCTCCTCCAGCCGCTTAACCCTGTGCTTCGGCTTTCCACTACGGGACAATTCATGATTCTCCCCACGGAACATACACAAACGCGTTTCCACTCCGTGCTCACATAGCGCACTATACATCTGCAAGCCCTCACTATACGGACAACGGAAATCCTCATCACTGTGGATAAACAGCGTAGGTGTTTTACATTGATCTGCATACTTCAACGGAGAATGCCACCACAGCTTCTCCACATTTTTCCAGGTATCTCCAGCCTGCTGATCTGCACCAAACATTTCTCCAATATCTGAAGTATGTGCAAAGCTCACCCAGTTTGAAATTGAACGCTGACTTGCTGCAGCCTGAAACCGATCCGTATGCGTAATGATCCAGTTTGTCATAAATCCGCCATAGCTGCCGCCAGTTACACCAACACGCTC comes from the Erysipelotrichaceae bacterium 66202529 genome and includes:
- a CDS encoding FMN-binding glutamate synthase family protein, which produces MKYVCEICGYIYDETVEGTPWNNLDDTWSCPLCTAPKACFKPDKTEESDKQITDTNKNASTLSIQKNAKKEDTLESNMSLIHEMSVHGSSRIEAMRTRKPVPGWDDILLLGGQLSNPPLADKADVDTTTIIGKHARKPMVLEHAVYVSHMSFGALSKEAKTALAMGTAAVHTAQCSGEGGILPDEINHAYKYIFEYVPNKYSVTDENLKRSDAIEIKIGQGSKPGMGGHLPAEKVTEEISAIRGKPLHKDIISPSKFEEIKTKDDLKNLVSSLRERSEGRPIGIKIAAGHIEADLEWIAYAQPDFITIDGRGGATGASPKYLKDNATVPTVYALARARAYMDKHHMSQELIITGGFRTSGEMIKALAMGTDAVAIASAAMMAIGCQQYRICHNGKCPMGIATQDPELRKNFSIEKGAKRLENYLNVLREELKSFARISGHTSIHDLSEDDLCTTSSEISNHTNIPHC